A window of the Miscanthus floridulus cultivar M001 chromosome 14, ASM1932011v1, whole genome shotgun sequence genome harbors these coding sequences:
- the LOC136504116 gene encoding alpha-L-arabinofuranosidase 1-like, translated as MGSKQVYSCAILCSFLLFSVVTCRGAATEHGWTQSATLDVDASWWFRREIPKTLFGLFFEEINHAGAGGIWEELVSNRGFEAGGPYTPSNIDPWNIIGDESSIYVTTEPISCFARNIVALRMEVLCDKCRTGGVGIYNPGFWGMNIEEGKTYNLIMYVRSLEPVELTASLTCSRPSHALENLASASIQDNNVSNWTRVELQLLAHETCRTSRLDLTTSKRGVIWFDQVSLMPSDTYRGHGFRKELIHMLLDLKPRFLRFPGGCFVEGDRLRNAFRWKETIGQWEERPGHYGDIWNYWTDDGLGYFEFLQLAEDLGAAPIWVFNAGISHSEGVDTTSIAPFVKDVLDSLEFATGSAESTWGSVRAEMGHPEPFPLKYVAIGNEDCYKEFYEGNYLKFYKAIRKAYPDIQIISNCDGSSRPLHHPADLYDVHIYSNASYLFKMKSMFDRTSRKGPKVFVSEYAVTEPKDAGNGSLLASLAEAAFLIGVEKNSDIVQMTCYAPLFVNNNQPGWKWIPDAIVFNSWQQYGTPSYWMQTFFRESSGAEFHPVKITSRYSNSLAASAIIWRDTDNSFLRVKIVNFGPHAVNLTIRAHQLRTTVDARGSRVTVLTSSDVKHENSFRNPRNVVPVTRGLPNAGEEMQALLAPYSFTSFDLALEEYGRVAEM; from the exons ATGGGTTCCAAGCAAGTCTACTCCTGCGCCATCCTCTGCTCCTTCCTTCTCTTCTCGGTGGTGACCTGCAGAGGTGCTGCGACAGAACATGGATGGACGCAATCGGCAACGCTTGATGTTGATGCTTCCTGGTGGTTCCGAAGGGAAATCCCTAAAACGTTATTTGGACTGTTCTTTGAG GAGATCAACCATGCTGGAGCCGGTGGAATCTGGGAGGAGCTTGTTAGCAACAGAG GTTTTGAAGCTGGAGGGCCCTACACCCCTTCAAACATAGACCCATGGAACATCATTGGAGATGAGTCTTCCATATACGTGACGACTGAACCTATCTCCTGTTTCGCTAGAAATATTGTTGCTCTAAGAATGGAGGTTCTCTGTGACAAGTGCCGAACTGGGGGCGTTGGCATTTACAACCCAGGATTCTGGGGCATG AACATAGAAGAGGGGAAAACCTATAATCTAATCATGTATGTCAGATCACTAGAACCTGTGGAGTTGACAGCTTCACTCACTTGTTCAAGACCTTCACATGCATTGGAAAACCTAGCATCAGCTTCTATACA AGATAATAACGTGTCAAACTGGACAAGGGTAGAACTGCAACTATTAGCTCATGAGACATGTAGAACTTCACGACTTGATCTAACAACTTCCAAAAGGGGAGTCATATGGTTTGATCAAGTGTCGCTCATGCCTTCAGATACATACAGG GGCCACGGTTTTCGTAAGGAGCTCATACATATGCTTCTGGATTTGAAACCACGATTCCTACGTTTTCCTG GGGGTTGCTTTGTTGAAGGCGACCGGTTAAGAAATGCTTTCAGATGGAAGGAAACTATTGGACAATGGGAGGAGAGACCTGGACACTATGGAGACATTTGGAATTACTGGACCGATGATGGCCTTGGATATTTTGAGTTTCTTCAG CTTGCAGAAGACTTGGGTGCTGCCCCTATCTGGGTCTTTAATGCTG GAATTAGCCACAGTGAGGGAGTCGACACCACTAGTATTGCACCTTTTGTCAAG GATGTACTGGATAGTCTTGAGTTTGCCACGGGGAGTGCAGAGTCAACTTGGGGCTCTGTAAGAGCTGAGATGGGGCATCCAGAACCTTTCCCACTGAAGTATGTCGCGATTGGGAATGAAGACTGTTACAAGGAATTTTACGAAG GAAACTACCTCAAATTCTATAAAGCTATAAGAAAAGCCTACCCAGACATTCAAATTATTTCAAACTGCGATGGCTCATCTCGGCCACTTCACCATCCTGCAGATCTGTATGATGTCCAT ATTTACAGTAATGCTTCTTATCTTTTCAAAATGAAAAGCATGTTTGACAGGACATCACGTAAAGGGCCTAAG GTGTTTGTCAGTGAATATGCAGTTACCGAACCGAAGGATGCTGGTAACGGAAGTCTCCTTGCTTCACTGGCAGAGGCTGCATTCCTCATAGGAGTAGAAAAGAACAG TGACATCGTCCAGATGACATGTTACGCCCCACTCTTCGTCAATAACAACCAACCTGG CTGGAAATGGATCCCAGACGCGATAGTCTTCAACTCGTGGCAACAGTACGGAACTCCGAGTTACTGGATGCAGACATTTTTCCGCGAATCAAGCGGTGCTGAGTTTCATCCAGTTAAAATCACATCCAGATACTCCAATTCATTGGCAGCATCTGCAATTATCTGGAGGGACACTGACAATAGCTTCCTGAGGGTAAAG ATCGTAAACTTTGGACCTCATGCTGTGAACCTGACAATACGTGCACATCAACTTCGAACCACTGTCGATGCAAGGGGATCAAGAGTCACTGTTCTGACATCTAGCGATGTGAAGCATGAAAACTCGTTCAGAAACCCACGTAAT GTGGTGCCGGTTACCAGAGGGTTGCCTAATGCAGGAGAAGAGATGCAGGCTTTGCTTGCTCCTTACTCGTTTACTTCTTTCGACTTAGCTCTAGAGGAGTACGGACGTGTGGCAGAGATGTGA
- the LOC136504118 gene encoding uncharacterized protein, which yields MAAAEDGQTQTPPPPEQVARAATGGGVIAKLEEEWRKTKEHAQTYPYVWGSYILVYGGLGAYLAWRWRKLRRTEDRVRLLQDRLRKLSAAEESEAASASTASIPSPPQQSASGSAKSASSS from the coding sequence ATGGCGGCCGCCGAAGACGGACAGACacagacgccgccgccgccggagcaagTGGCGAGAGCGGCGACTGGAGGCGGCGTGATCGCGAAGCTGGAGGAGGAGTGGCGGAAGACGAAGGAGCACGCGCAGACCTACCCGTACGTGTGGGGCTCCTACATCCTCGTCTACGGCGGCCTCGGCGCCTACCTCGCCTGGCGCTGGCGTAAGCTCCGCCGCACCGAGGACCGCGTCCGCCTTCTCCAGGACCGCCTCCGCAAGCTCTCCGCCGCCGAGGAATCGGAGGCCGCCTCCGCTTCCACTGCCTCAATCCCTTCCCCGCCGCAGCAGTCGGCTTCTGGGTCCGCAAAGTCCGCCTCTAGCTCGTGA
- the LOC136505039 gene encoding aladin-like: MPSFSPPGAVTICEINRDLVAADALSDARAKDAYGDVLGMVFAPIPFQPEALLPSREPAAPATDQVEPAETAPAPGLAASISEFFRRMVFPPLDPNLLEEFDSQKVSWNPYKHCLAFVSGKNQVTVQDFEDSDAKEPCILTRGHQTDVKAVEWRPNSGKMIAVACKGGICLWPASYPGNVPFMKPGITSSSCSAFPRGSGGQWILVDVLRGSSAELVSAFCWKPDGRYLASASCNSPSFTIWDVSQGLGTPIQRGLSNISLVRWSPSGDYLLAAKFDGTFHFWETNTWTSEPWSSSNGYVSGANWDPEGRVALLSFSNSMTLGSIHFSSKPPPLDAHLLPVELPEVSSLIVSRGREKLAWDASGERLALSFKDGNEMYRGLIAVYDVRRSPLISLSLVGFIRGPGEGAKPLAFGFHSKFKQGPLLSVCWSSGWCCTYPLILRSH; this comes from the exons ATGCCGAGCTTCTCTCCGCCGGGCGCCGTCACCATCTGCGAGATCAACCGCGACCT AGTTGCGGCGGATGCGCTCTCCGACGCCCGCGCCAAGGACGCCTACGGGGATGTCCTC GGGATGGTGTTCGCCCCGATTCCGTTCCAGCCGGAGGCTCTTCTCCCCAGCCGCGAGCCTGCTGCTCCTGCTACGGACCAAGTCGAGCCTGCTGAGACTGCCCCCGCCCCTGGTTTGGCGGCCAGCATATCCGAGTTCTTCAGGCGGATGGTCTTCCCTCCACTAGAT CCAAATTTGCTTGAAGAATTTGACTCCCAGAAAGTAAGTTGGAATCCATACAAGCATTGCTTAGCATTTGTGTCTGGGAAGAACCAGGTTACTGTCCAAGACTTTGAGGATTCAG ATGCTAAAGAACCATGCATTTTAACAAGGGGTCATCAAACGGATGTTAAGGCTGTTGAGTGGAGACCAAATAGTGGGAAGATGATTGCAGTTGCCTGCAA GGGAGGGATATGCCTCTGGCCGGCATCATATCCTGGCAATGTTCCGTTCATGAAACCTGGCATCACCTCTTCTTCCTGTAGTGCCTTCCCCAGAGGTTCTGGTGGTCAGTGGATACTGGTGGATGTTCTTCGTGGCTCTTCTGCTGAGCTCGTTAGTGCATTTTGTTGGAAACCTGATGGGAG ATACTTGGCATCTGCCTCATGTAATAGTCCATCTTTCACTATTTGGGATGTGTCTCAAG GGTTGGGAACTCCTATACAGCGTGGCTTAAGCAATATATCATTAGTGCGGTGGTCACCCAGTGGAGATTACCTTCTAGCTGCTAAATT TGATGGTACATTTCACTTCTGGGAGACGAACACATGGACTTCAGAACCCTGGTCTTCGTCTAACGGATATGTGTCT GGGGCAAATTGGGACCCAGAAGGTCGTGTTGCATTGTTATCCTTTTCTAACTCGATGACACTCGGCTCAATTCACTTCTCATCTAAGCCACCACCCTTAG ATGCCCACCTCCTACCAGTTGAACTTCCAGAAGTTTCCTCCCTGATTGTTAG CCGTGGCAGAGAGAAATTAGCATGGGATGCTTCAGGGGAACGTCTGGCATTGTCGTTCAAAGATGGAAATGAAATGTACCGTGGCCTGATTGCTGTATATGATGTGCGGAGATCTCCACTTATCTCACTATCACTAGT TGGATTCATTCGGGGACCTGGAGAAGGAGCAAAACCACTCGCTTTTGGTTTTCATAGCAAATTTAAGCAGGGACCTTTGCTTTCTGTG TGTTGGAGTAGTGGTTGGTGCTGTACATATCCACTGATACTTCGTTCTCATTGA